Proteins encoded by one window of Acetivibrio thermocellus ATCC 27405:
- a CDS encoding ABC transporter ATP-binding protein produces the protein MSRISEERKEILLRRYGNINTTAGPGAMKPGRGKMSGGFGGPGGKRPLGFGGPRGMRGAVGGAKPKNASATINRLLAYIGRDKIKILFVFACVLGSSLASLAGSYILRPVINNLVYSDGTAKEKINNLVIGILTMACIYLAGVVCSYLQQRIMIGVSQNALIRIREELFRKIQKLPLKYHDTHTHGDIMSRFTNDLDAVGEMLNNTMSQIFSGIITLVGTVALMFFTNWILAIIIIVTVPLMVYVGGMIGKQSRKYFIGQQQALGAVNGYIEETVTGQKVIKVFCHEETVVEEFEFLSDNLREKQRKAQFFGSIMAPVMGNLSQISYALSATIGGVLCLTLNFDIGGLAIFTNYSRHFARPISELSMQMNTIYAALAGAERVFEVMDETPEKGDSPDAIEICSEANRVEGAQPIKGEVVLKNVTFGYVPGKTVLKNINVTAKPGQKIAFVGSTGAGKTTVTNLINRFYEIEEGEILIDGINIKNIKKDSLRSNIAIVLQDTHLFSGTVRENIRYGRLDATDEEVVAAAKVACAHSFIERLPQGYDTVLDGDGANLSQGERQLLNIARAAISKAPILILDEATSSVDTRTEKYIERGMDRLMKNRTTFVIAHRLSTVRNADLIIVLEHGEIIEQGTHEELLGMGGRYYQLYTGAVELD, from the coding sequence ATGAGCCGTATCAGTGAAGAAAGAAAAGAAATATTGTTACGCAGATATGGAAATATAAATACTACTGCAGGTCCCGGAGCAATGAAGCCGGGCAGAGGGAAAATGTCAGGAGGCTTTGGCGGACCCGGCGGGAAAAGACCGCTTGGATTTGGTGGTCCAAGAGGTATGCGCGGTGCTGTGGGCGGTGCCAAACCGAAAAATGCATCGGCTACAATTAACAGGCTGCTGGCTTATATCGGACGGGACAAGATTAAAATTCTGTTTGTTTTTGCGTGTGTACTGGGCAGCAGCCTGGCAAGCCTTGCCGGAAGCTATATTTTACGTCCTGTCATAAACAATCTGGTTTATTCCGACGGAACTGCAAAAGAAAAAATAAACAATCTTGTAATCGGTATACTTACCATGGCATGCATTTATTTGGCCGGAGTGGTATGTTCTTACCTGCAGCAGAGAATCATGATAGGAGTTTCGCAGAATGCGCTGATTAGAATCAGGGAAGAGTTGTTTCGCAAGATTCAAAAGCTGCCTTTAAAATATCATGACACTCACACTCACGGTGATATAATGAGCCGTTTTACCAATGACCTTGATGCGGTTGGAGAAATGCTCAATAACACCATGTCCCAGATTTTTTCAGGTATTATTACCCTGGTTGGCACTGTTGCTCTTATGTTTTTTACAAACTGGATACTTGCAATCATTATCATCGTGACGGTGCCTTTGATGGTCTACGTGGGAGGCATGATCGGAAAGCAGAGCAGAAAATATTTCATAGGTCAGCAGCAGGCCCTCGGTGCGGTTAACGGATATATTGAGGAAACTGTTACGGGTCAAAAGGTGATAAAAGTGTTTTGCCATGAAGAAACAGTAGTGGAAGAATTCGAGTTTTTAAGTGACAATTTGCGTGAAAAACAGAGAAAGGCACAGTTTTTTGGAAGTATTATGGCACCTGTTATGGGTAATTTAAGCCAAATAAGCTATGCGTTGTCTGCCACAATCGGAGGTGTTCTCTGCCTGACGCTGAATTTTGATATTGGCGGCCTTGCCATATTTACTAACTATTCAAGACATTTTGCAAGGCCGATTAGTGAATTGTCCATGCAGATGAATACGATTTACGCGGCATTGGCCGGAGCGGAGAGAGTGTTTGAAGTGATGGATGAAACACCTGAGAAGGGTGATTCCCCGGACGCTATAGAAATCTGTTCCGAAGCAAACCGGGTGGAAGGAGCACAGCCAATTAAAGGAGAAGTGGTGTTGAAAAACGTAACCTTTGGTTATGTACCGGGAAAAACCGTGCTGAAAAATATTAATGTAACAGCCAAACCCGGCCAGAAAATCGCTTTTGTGGGTTCCACGGGTGCCGGGAAAACGACCGTTACGAACCTTATAAACAGGTTTTATGAGATTGAAGAAGGAGAAATACTGATTGACGGTATCAATATCAAGAATATTAAAAAGGACTCATTAAGAAGCAATATAGCAATAGTGCTTCAGGATACCCATTTGTTTTCCGGAACGGTCAGAGAGAATATTCGGTATGGCCGTCTTGACGCAACCGATGAAGAAGTCGTTGCAGCGGCCAAGGTGGCCTGCGCCCATTCCTTTATCGAAAGGCTGCCCCAGGGATATGATACGGTATTGGATGGGGACGGAGCGAATTTGAGCCAGGGTGAACGGCAACTTCTCAATATTGCGCGGGCTGCCATATCAAAAGCTCCCATTCTGATACTGGACGAAGCCACCAGTTCGGTTGACACGAGGACCGAAAAATACATTGAGCGTGGTATGGACAGGTTGATGAAAAACCGGACTACTTTTGTAATCGCGCACAGACTGTCCACCGTGCGAAACGCAGATCTGATTATAGTGCTGGAACACGGTGAAATTATAGAACAGGGAACCCATGAAGAACTCCTTGGGATGGGCGGAAGATATTATCAGCTTTATACAGGAGCGGTTGAACTGGACTAG
- a CDS encoding ABC transporter ATP-binding protein: MRRYWKYVKPYLSAFIIGPIFMIVEVIGEVIMPLLLSNIIDKGVIGGRGISYIVTMGIIMIVTALFMMTGGVGGAYFAIKASTGFANDLRKDLFRQIQKFSFNNIDQYNTGSLITRLTNDITQIQNMIQMMLRLALRAPGMLIGALIMAFAMNARLALVILCIIPLLSLAVYFIIKVAFPLFITMQKKLDALNSTTQENLTNIRVVKSFVREQYEEEKFKKANIDLKESTMKAMKIVIFTIPAMSLAMNITILAVVWFGGKQIIAGSMTSGVLTAFVNYVIQILISLVMVSFIILNSSRTLASVRRINEVLDTDIDLTDENAVYKDKTVEYGKIEFREVYFKYYKNNEKWVLENINLVINPGETVGIIGSTGSGKSSLVQLIPRLYDVDFGEVLVDDVNVKDYSLKNLRNGVGIVLQKNVLFSGTIMENLKWGDENAGDDEVYKFAESAQAHGFITSFEKGYDTELGQGGVNVSGGQKQRLCIARALLKKPKILILDDSTSAVDTATEAKIRESFRNELKGTTKIIIAQRISSVIDADKIIVLDDGKIVGIGNHEELMKNCETYSEIYYSQMDKKVTA; encoded by the coding sequence ATGAGGCGGTATTGGAAGTATGTAAAACCGTATTTATCTGCATTTATCATAGGGCCGATTTTTATGATTGTGGAAGTTATCGGTGAAGTGATTATGCCTCTGCTACTGAGCAATATCATTGATAAGGGAGTTATTGGCGGCAGAGGTATTTCATATATAGTAACAATGGGTATAATAATGATAGTCACAGCGCTGTTCATGATGACAGGCGGTGTGGGAGGAGCCTATTTTGCAATTAAAGCATCCACGGGATTTGCCAACGATTTGAGAAAAGATTTGTTCAGGCAAATTCAGAAATTTTCCTTTAACAATATCGATCAATATAATACCGGTTCTTTGATTACACGGTTAACCAATGATATAACCCAGATACAAAATATGATTCAAATGATGCTGAGATTGGCCCTGAGGGCTCCCGGTATGCTCATTGGTGCTCTTATAATGGCTTTTGCCATGAATGCCAGACTGGCATTGGTAATCCTGTGCATAATACCTTTGCTGTCCCTGGCAGTCTACTTCATAATTAAAGTTGCATTTCCTCTGTTTATAACCATGCAGAAAAAGCTGGACGCGCTTAACTCCACCACTCAGGAAAATTTAACCAATATCAGGGTGGTAAAATCATTTGTCAGAGAACAGTATGAAGAAGAAAAATTCAAAAAAGCCAACATAGACTTGAAAGAAAGCACAATGAAGGCAATGAAGATTGTTATCTTTACCATACCGGCCATGAGCCTTGCAATGAACATCACAATTTTGGCAGTGGTTTGGTTTGGCGGAAAACAGATTATTGCGGGCAGTATGACCTCCGGTGTCCTTACCGCATTTGTAAATTATGTTATCCAGATACTCATATCACTTGTAATGGTTTCATTTATTATTCTAAACAGCTCCAGAACCCTTGCATCCGTAAGGCGTATCAATGAGGTGCTTGATACAGATATCGACCTGACTGACGAGAATGCCGTGTACAAGGATAAAACTGTTGAATACGGCAAAATCGAATTTAGAGAAGTTTACTTTAAATACTATAAAAACAATGAAAAATGGGTTTTGGAAAATATCAACCTCGTGATAAATCCGGGTGAGACGGTCGGTATTATCGGCTCAACCGGCAGCGGCAAATCAAGCCTTGTGCAGCTGATTCCAAGACTGTATGATGTGGATTTTGGCGAAGTGCTGGTGGACGACGTCAATGTTAAAGATTATTCGCTTAAAAATCTTAGAAACGGCGTTGGCATTGTACTGCAAAAGAATGTCCTGTTTTCCGGTACTATAATGGAAAACCTCAAATGGGGAGACGAAAATGCCGGTGACGATGAGGTGTACAAGTTTGCAGAAAGTGCTCAGGCACATGGTTTTATCACTTCCTTTGAAAAGGGATATGATACCGAGCTTGGACAGGGCGGTGTCAATGTATCCGGAGGACAAAAGCAAAGATTGTGCATTGCCAGGGCATTGTTGAAAAAGCCCAAAATTTTAATACTTGATGACAGTACCAGCGCAGTTGATACTGCGACTGAGGCAAAAATCAGAGAAAGTTTCAGAAATGAGTTGAAAGGTACAACGAAAATTATCATTGCGCAAAGAATCTCTTCGGTAATTGACGCGGACAAAATAATTGTACTTGATGACGGAAAAATTGTCGGCATAGGTAATCACGAAGAATTAATGAAGAATTGCGAAACATATTCAGAGATTTATTACTCACAGATGGATAAGAAGGTGACTGCATAA
- a CDS encoding MarR family winged helix-turn-helix transcriptional regulator, protein MDKNMDNNYIDKISNKEVIRQLIIFAMKHRRIMQKFLDETGVYQAQHRLLMEIFRNPDASQNDIARSMDVSAATIAVSLKKLEKGGYIKRETVEEDNRFNKITITEKGNKVVEQSKQIFDLVHQKVFEGFSEEEKRTLFTLLQKLNSNLDRMEAETK, encoded by the coding sequence ATGGATAAAAATATGGATAATAATTATATTGATAAAATCAGCAACAAGGAAGTCATTCGTCAATTAATTATTTTTGCCATGAAGCATAGAAGAATCATGCAAAAATTTTTGGATGAAACCGGTGTCTATCAGGCCCAGCATCGTTTGCTTATGGAAATTTTCCGTAATCCGGATGCCTCGCAAAACGATATTGCCAGGTCGATGGATGTGTCTGCGGCAACAATAGCGGTATCCCTGAAAAAGTTGGAGAAAGGGGGATATATCAAAAGAGAGACGGTTGAAGAGGATAACCGGTTCAATAAAATTACCATTACGGAGAAAGGAAACAAAGTTGTGGAGCAAAGCAAGCAAATTTTTGATCTGGTACATCAAAAGGTCTTTGAGGGTTTTAGTGAAGAAGAAAAACGTACTTTGTTTACTTTGCTGCAAAAGTTGAATTCCAATTTGGACAGAATGGAAGCGGAAACAAAATAG
- a CDS encoding demethoxyubiquinone hydroxylase family protein, with the protein MASFANPFAGNVPRKLTKEELIQAIRLNIAGELEAIFVYDAHVQATDDPVAKKVIADIRDEEKAHVGELMTLLRYLDPEEAEHFAEGEQEVKEMLEQLNITPKPLSGKTESTIGSLIDK; encoded by the coding sequence ATGGCAAGTTTTGCAAATCCTTTCGCAGGCAATGTCCCAAGGAAATTGACAAAAGAAGAATTGATTCAGGCAATAAGGCTTAATATTGCGGGAGAGCTTGAAGCCATTTTTGTTTACGATGCTCATGTACAAGCTACCGATGACCCTGTTGCAAAAAAAGTGATTGCAGACATAAGGGATGAGGAAAAAGCTCATGTGGGAGAATTAATGACATTGCTTCGCTACCTTGATCCTGAAGAAGCAGAGCACTTTGCCGAAGGAGAACAAGAGGTTAAAGAAATGCTTGAGCAATTGAATATTACTCCAAAACCACTTTCCGGCAAAACTGAAAGCACTATAGGAAGCTTAATAGACAAATAA
- a CDS encoding family 1 encapsulin nanocompartment shell protein: MDFLSREGSPISAELWEKIDEAVVSAAKKILTGRRFISIYGPLGAGIQAINVDNISELDETEENISVIRGRTYRHIPLINEDFSLLWRDLEFSEQMGLPVDLSSASRAATQCALREDKLIFYGNDELGYKGLLTEDGIVKFPISNWSEGENPFKDISIGLAKFIENGIVGRKALVVSPNLFVQLQRIQPGTGTTEYDRINKLLDGNIFSTPVLKDDKAVLVCSEPQNIDLVIGQDMITSYLETKNLNHYFRIMETILLRIKNKKAVIVFD, translated from the coding sequence ATGGATTTCTTATCAAGAGAAGGTTCTCCAATATCTGCCGAACTTTGGGAAAAAATTGACGAGGCCGTTGTATCGGCAGCAAAGAAAATCCTGACAGGAAGAAGATTTATAAGCATTTACGGACCCTTGGGCGCAGGTATTCAAGCCATTAATGTTGACAATATATCAGAATTGGACGAAACCGAAGAAAACATTTCGGTTATCAGGGGAAGAACATACCGGCATATTCCTTTGATTAATGAAGACTTTTCACTTCTGTGGAGGGACTTGGAATTCAGCGAGCAAATGGGGTTGCCTGTTGATTTGTCCTCAGCTTCCAGAGCTGCCACCCAATGCGCTTTAAGAGAGGATAAATTGATCTTTTACGGCAATGATGAATTGGGATACAAAGGCTTGCTGACAGAAGACGGAATTGTTAAATTCCCCATATCGAACTGGAGCGAAGGCGAAAATCCTTTCAAAGACATATCAATAGGATTGGCCAAATTCATAGAGAACGGAATCGTAGGAAGAAAGGCTCTTGTTGTAAGCCCAAATCTTTTTGTTCAACTGCAAAGAATACAGCCGGGCACGGGAACAACTGAATATGACAGAATAAATAAGCTTCTGGACGGCAATATTTTCAGCACGCCGGTATTAAAGGATGACAAAGCTGTTCTTGTCTGTTCCGAACCTCAAAATATAGATTTGGTAATTGGACAAGATATGATTACGTCTTATCTTGAAACCAAAAACCTGAATCATTATTTCCGCATCATGGAAACAATTCTTCTGAGGATTAAGAATAAAAAAGCTGTTATTGTTTTTGATTAA
- a CDS encoding S-layer homology domain-containing protein has protein sequence MRAEPPVDFKGFNDIEGHWAQFWIELNAKLGNIAGYEDSSFRPSQSVTRAEFVTMANRFFDIRGSVEFGCSFTDVNENDWFFADVATAEKAGYISGYPDGTFRPNELITREEASVILCKLINSDPRTHADNIEFTDSDSISPWAYGYVNSLVYNHIIKGYPDNTFRPKNPVTRAEAVVLLDNALMRLMEPPIYPLHIPGSYGESPSPSETATPSPTQKNADDK, from the coding sequence GTGAGAGCGGAACCGCCGGTTGATTTTAAGGGCTTTAATGACATTGAAGGTCATTGGGCACAGTTTTGGATCGAATTAAATGCTAAACTGGGAAATATTGCAGGTTATGAGGACAGTAGCTTTAGACCGTCCCAAAGTGTTACCAGGGCGGAATTTGTAACGATGGCAAACAGGTTTTTTGACATAAGAGGTAGTGTAGAATTTGGATGTTCCTTCACGGATGTAAATGAAAACGATTGGTTTTTTGCAGATGTGGCTACCGCCGAAAAAGCCGGATATATCAGCGGTTATCCTGACGGTACTTTTCGTCCGAATGAGTTGATCACAAGGGAAGAAGCATCTGTAATTTTGTGCAAGTTAATAAACAGTGATCCCAGAACACATGCCGATAATATTGAATTTACCGATTCAGACAGCATTTCACCGTGGGCTTACGGTTATGTAAACAGCTTGGTTTATAATCACATAATTAAAGGATATCCTGATAATACGTTCAGACCGAAAAATCCTGTAACCAGAGCCGAGGCTGTTGTTCTTCTGGATAATGCACTTATGAGATTAATGGAACCGCCTATATACCCTCTACATATTCCCGGCTCATACGGTGAGAGCCCGTCACCGTCGGAAACGGCTACACCTTCACCGACACAGAAAAATGCGGATGATAAATAA